A single uncultured Fibrobacter sp. DNA region contains:
- a CDS encoding DNA-deoxyinosine glycosylase — translation MKTKNRLEAIVNEDSEILILGSLPGDKTLEVNEKIKSADEYGTPQYYCSPSNRFWKIIASLQNQNSKASFSNAEKSDLLKSTRIALWDVCKTANRKNSDDKNIKNATFDYESIRDFIKNNPNIKTVAFNGKKASKIFSKKYQEKMNTELFSRQINFLPYLPSSSGLNKKKSLEQLIEDWKNVLYQTKE, via the coding sequence ATGAAAACAAAAAATAGACTCGAAGCGATCGTTAACGAAGATTCCGAAATCCTGATATTGGGATCGCTCCCGGGGGATAAAACTCTCGAGGTGAACGAAAAAATAAAGAGTGCCGATGAATATGGTACACCCCAATACTATTGTAGTCCAAGCAATAGGTTCTGGAAGATAATTGCGTCTTTACAGAATCAAAATAGCAAAGCGTCTTTTTCTAATGCTGAAAAGTCTGATTTGTTAAAATCGACTCGCATCGCCTTGTGGGACGTTTGTAAAACGGCAAATCGCAAAAATAGTGATGATAAAAACATAAAGAATGCGACTTTCGATTATGAATCTATAAGGGATTTTATAAAAAACAATCCTAATATTAAGACTGTCGCGTTTAATGGGAAAAAAGCCTCAAAGATTTTTTCTAAGAAATATCAAGAAAAGATGAATACGGAGCTGTTTTCTCGTCAGATAAATTTTCTCCCGTATCTACCGAGCTCTTCTGGATTGAATAAGAAAAAATCGCTGGAACAGTTGATTGAAGATTGGAAAAATGTTTTATATCAAACCAAGGAGTAA
- a CDS encoding FISUMP domain-containing protein — translation MKPLFILSVVASALLVACSSGDGDENAVTQPETGENNPEGQLESSSGFGESSNMNANGIEYGLLTDSRDGKTYKTVTIGSQTWMAENLIYEGGSFCFKKSADSCAKYGQLYGWFAAKNACPSGWHLPDTSEWRSLYLAMGNDPYAMQATGQADWPKATDAYGFSALPAGYHCTESYFRYDGSPAKFWSSTKCDSIRHCSRGDIFYWNLDANSASFGNTNQICSLPIRCVQNAVISVVRGNMTDARDGKTYKTVAIDSQTWMAENLNYEVENSFCYNNSVDSCAKYGRLYTWAAAVGMSEEKCGKGNECGLAESIRGVCPEGWHLPDEYEWRKLYSTIEKNPYAMQATGWTEWPKATDAYGFSALPVGVYYGYFYNAGFYACFWSASERNNDYAYRWYLGTAEAYFDFHTKDDGFSVRCIQDDP, via the coding sequence ATGAAACCCCTCTTCATTCTTTCTGTTGTAGCGTCGGCGTTGCTTGTCGCCTGTAGTTCTGGCGATGGCGACGAAAATGCCGTGACGCAGCCGGAAACCGGTGAAAATAATCCTGAAGGCCAACTCGAATCAAGTAGTGGCTTTGGGGAATCTTCGAATATGAATGCTAACGGAATTGAATATGGCTTGTTGACGGATTCTCGTGATGGAAAGACCTATAAAACAGTCACGATTGGTTCTCAAACCTGGATGGCGGAAAATCTGATTTATGAAGGAGGTAGTTTTTGCTTTAAAAAATCTGCAGATAGCTGTGCGAAATATGGTCAACTCTATGGCTGGTTTGCAGCGAAGAATGCGTGTCCTAGTGGTTGGCATTTACCCGATACAAGCGAATGGCGATCCCTCTATTTGGCTATGGGAAATGATCCTTATGCGATGCAAGCAACGGGCCAGGCGGATTGGCCCAAAGCGACTGATGCATACGGCTTTTCCGCGCTCCCTGCTGGTTACCACTGCACCGAGTCTTATTTCCGGTATGACGGTTCTCCCGCTAAATTCTGGAGTTCCACTAAGTGCGATAGCATTCGCCACTGCTCTCGCGGCGACATCTTCTATTGGAACTTGGATGCAAATAGTGCGAGTTTCGGTAATACCAATCAAATCTGTTCCTTACCAATTCGTTGCGTCCAGAATGCAGTGATTTCTGTGGTAAGGGGGAATATGACGGACGCTCGTGATGGAAAAACGTATAAAACAGTCGCTATTGACTCTCAGACTTGGATGGCGGAAAATTTGAATTATGAAGTGGAAAACAGCTTCTGCTATAATAATTCTGTCGATAGCTGCGCAAAGTATGGTCGGCTCTATACCTGGGCTGCGGCGGTAGGTATGTCTGAAGAAAAATGTGGCAAAGGCAATGAATGCGGACTTGCTGAATCGATTCGTGGAGTATGTCCTGAGGGGTGGCATTTACCTGATGAATATGAATGGCGAAAACTCTATTCAACTATAGAAAAAAATCCCTATGCGATGCAGGCGACTGGCTGGACTGAATGGCCCAAAGCGACCGATGCATACGGGTTCTCTGCTTTACCTGTTGGCGTCTACTATGGCTATTTCTACAACGCTGGTTTCTACGCCTGCTTTTGGAGTGCATCTGAGCGCAATAACGATTACGCCTACCGCTGGTACTTGGGTACGGCCGAAGCGTACTTTGACTTCCACACTAAGGACGATGGCTTCTCCGTTCGTTGCATCCAGGATGATCCGTAG
- a CDS encoding GIY-YIG nuclease family protein, giving the protein MNGTLIDAKSLREKAERSLESNSGIYKWWAKRTELKTILDVLGVTSKDFEKEMEQKYGLYCIYVGKADSLEKRLKDNHVNGRAKSTLRKSIGGVLLAEYGPENLKERIDDFIDKLKIEYELVDLEKLKESEKKEIGKEYLRVFNGNSNGHKELRKLYGDRLTDLRKKFVEVKMKK; this is encoded by the coding sequence ATGAACGGAACACTGATTGATGCAAAGAGCCTTCGCGAAAAGGCGGAACGCTCACTAGAAAGTAACTCCGGCATTTATAAGTGGTGGGCGAAAAGAACCGAATTAAAAACAATATTGGATGTATTAGGGGTTACATCAAAAGATTTTGAAAAGGAAATGGAACAAAAGTATGGCTTATATTGCATTTATGTGGGGAAAGCAGACTCTTTGGAAAAAAGGTTAAAAGATAATCATGTCAATGGTCGGGCGAAGTCGACTTTGCGCAAGAGTATTGGGGGTGTGTTGCTTGCGGAATATGGTCCCGAAAATTTGAAAGAAAGAATTGATGATTTTATAGATAAACTAAAAATAGAATATGAACTTGTTGATTTGGAAAAGTTGAAAGAATCGGAGAAAAAAGAAATAGGAAAAGAGTATCTTCGTGTTTTCAATGGAAATAGTAACGGACATAAAGAATTAAGAAAACTATATGGTGATAGATTAACTGATTTGAGAAAGAAATTTGTCGAGGTTAAAATGAAAAAATAG
- a CDS encoding fibrobacter succinogenes major paralogous domain-containing protein, whose amino-acid sequence MKPLFILSVAAALFAACGSDGDNAVTQPAPCECNRESMLETSSSLDMGGNSSISSNSNVLMSSSSVFMLSDFSVVSPESVVRGKITDSRDGKTYKTVTIGSQTWMAENLNYETELSYCYNNSIDSCAKYGRHYTWDAAMNACPDGWHLPEAYEWYILYLAVDKDPNALQATGWTKWRFATDAYGFSALPAGAYYKGFGGVGDNQTFFWSATEYLVGQAVLFNLGDNVKPEDIFYKDRGFSVRCLKDGP is encoded by the coding sequence ATGAAACCTCTCTTCATTCTTTCTGTTGCGGCGGCCTTGTTTGCCGCTTGCGGTTCAGACGGAGACAATGCCGTCACACAGCCTGCGCCCTGTGAATGTAATCGTGAGAGTATGCTAGAAACAAGCAGCTCTTTGGATATGGGTGGAAATAGTTCTATTTCGTCAAATTCAAATGTTTTGATGAGCTCGAGTTCTGTCTTTATGTTAAGTGATTTTTCTGTGGTTTCTCCAGAATCTGTGGTAAGGGGGAAGATAACGGATTCTCGTGATGGAAAGACCTATAAAACAGTCACGATTGGTTCTCAAACCTGGATGGCGGAAAACCTGAATTATGAAACAGAACTAAGTTACTGTTACAACAATTCAATTGATAGCTGTGCAAAATATGGTCGACACTATACTTGGGATGCAGCGATGAATGCGTGTCCTGATGGTTGGCATTTGCCCGAAGCATATGAATGGTATATTCTCTATTTAGCTGTGGATAAAGATCCCAATGCATTGCAAGCGACCGGCTGGACAAAATGGCGCTTTGCGACCGATGCGTACGGTTTTTCTGCACTTCCTGCTGGTGCCTACTATAAGGGTTTCGGTGGCGTTGGCGATAATCAAACCTTCTTTTGGAGTGCCACTGAGTACCTTGTCGGTCAAGCAGTCCTCTTCAATCTTGGGGACAATGTGAAGCCCGAAGACATCTTCTACAAGGACCGCGGTTTTTCTGTTCGTTGCCTAAAGGACGGACCGTAG
- a CDS encoding beta-L-arabinofuranosidase domain-containing protein has product MFGIKKNRLACIALAIVGGAFTQGFSQDLLYPDMFALGDVQLLDGPLKERQDLNVETLLAYDTDKLIAPFYEEAGMTPKASKFSNWAGLDGHVLGHYLSALAMQYAATGDELIKERLEYVLNELKTIQDQNSKDANFKGYLSGVPNGKQMWLKFKSGNAGAQNGYWVPWYNIHKTFAGLRDAYIYGGYEQAKTMFLALCDWGLTITGGLNDNAMESMLGTEHGGMDEVYADAYALTKNEKYLKEAKRWSHKWLLNAMAAGNDNLTNIHANTQVPKVVGFARIAELTGDQTYVKGSEYFWDRVVNKRSIAIGGNSISEHFPALDNHKKYVEEREGPESCNTYNMLKLTERLFNMDHSAKQADFYERALFNHILSTIHPKHGGYVYFTPARPRHYRVYSKVNAAMWCCVGSGMENPTKYSQFIYTKDGDNLYVNLFAASLLNWKDKKVTVKQETAFPKGESAKFTVTGSGSFDFKVRHPYWVKEADFKVIVNGDTVVKKSDPSSYVSAGKSWKSGDVIEVLFPMYTHTEDLPGVSDYVALLHGPIVLSAKTGTENLNGLVADDGRWSHIASGALQSLDQAPMLASKKEEIPSKVEPVKGEPMHFKAPYLFANKKDANLLLEPFYEVHDVRYMMYWMVLTDPSILERLKKEQEEALALDEKTVDKVAPGEQQPEVDHKMKVENSSTGTHQGEFYRDAGKCSGGDGGLISYEFETNSEDSLSLMVRYWGNEGCTRTFDIMVDDEKLVTENIAGKWNKDEFMNVTYPIPDNMVKGKKIVRISFTASSGMVGGIFGVRLLRNKPKPESTTIAAPSESRVARPDLKARIMGDELQIATGTALSQGLTAKIFSINGRLVKSQMLPAGQSAFSIGIADMKSGMYILKIQRDGMSFASSIFRKER; this is encoded by the coding sequence ATGTTTGGAATCAAAAAGAATCGCTTGGCCTGCATCGCCCTTGCTATTGTGGGCGGCGCCTTTACGCAGGGCTTTTCGCAGGATCTGCTTTACCCCGACATGTTTGCGCTGGGAGATGTCCAGCTGCTTGATGGTCCGCTTAAGGAGCGGCAGGATTTAAATGTCGAAACGCTGCTTGCCTACGATACGGACAAGCTGATTGCACCCTTCTACGAGGAAGCGGGCATGACGCCGAAGGCTTCCAAGTTTTCGAACTGGGCAGGCCTCGACGGACATGTGCTTGGGCATTATTTGAGTGCCTTGGCGATGCAGTATGCGGCAACGGGCGACGAACTTATCAAGGAACGCCTGGAATATGTGCTGAACGAACTCAAGACGATTCAGGACCAGAATTCCAAGGATGCAAATTTCAAGGGCTACCTGAGCGGTGTCCCGAACGGAAAGCAGATGTGGCTCAAGTTCAAGAGCGGAAATGCGGGGGCGCAGAACGGCTATTGGGTGCCGTGGTACAATATCCACAAGACTTTTGCGGGCCTCCGCGATGCCTATATCTATGGCGGCTATGAACAGGCGAAGACGATGTTCCTTGCCCTTTGCGACTGGGGTCTTACGATTACGGGCGGACTCAACGACAATGCCATGGAATCGATGCTTGGCACGGAACATGGCGGCATGGACGAAGTCTACGCCGATGCATACGCACTGACGAAAAACGAAAAGTACCTGAAGGAGGCCAAGCGCTGGTCGCACAAGTGGCTTTTGAATGCGATGGCGGCAGGGAATGATAACTTGACGAACATCCACGCGAATACGCAGGTGCCGAAAGTCGTGGGTTTTGCGCGTATTGCCGAGCTCACGGGCGACCAGACTTACGTGAAGGGTTCCGAATATTTCTGGGACCGCGTCGTGAACAAGCGTAGCATTGCGATTGGGGGCAACAGTATCTCGGAACATTTTCCGGCGCTCGACAATCACAAAAAGTACGTGGAGGAACGCGAAGGACCGGAATCCTGCAATACGTACAATATGCTCAAGTTGACGGAACGCCTGTTCAATATGGATCACAGTGCCAAGCAGGCGGATTTTTACGAACGTGCGCTCTTTAACCATATCTTATCCACAATACATCCAAAACATGGCGGGTACGTGTACTTCACTCCTGCACGTCCCCGTCATTACCGCGTGTATTCCAAGGTAAATGCGGCGATGTGGTGCTGTGTAGGTTCGGGCATGGAAAATCCGACGAAGTATTCGCAGTTTATCTATACGAAGGACGGCGACAATCTTTATGTGAATTTGTTTGCAGCGTCGCTCCTGAATTGGAAAGACAAGAAGGTGACCGTCAAGCAGGAAACCGCCTTCCCGAAGGGTGAAAGTGCGAAGTTTACGGTGACGGGTTCTGGTTCGTTCGACTTCAAGGTTCGCCATCCGTATTGGGTGAAAGAAGCTGATTTCAAGGTGATTGTGAATGGCGATACCGTCGTGAAAAAGTCCGATCCGTCGAGCTATGTTTCTGCGGGAAAATCATGGAAGTCGGGTGATGTAATTGAGGTGCTGTTCCCGATGTACACGCATACCGAAGATTTGCCCGGCGTGAGCGATTACGTGGCGCTTCTGCACGGCCCGATTGTACTTTCTGCAAAGACCGGGACCGAAAATCTGAACGGCCTTGTGGCCGATGACGGCCGCTGGAGCCATATTGCGTCGGGTGCGTTGCAGTCGCTGGATCAGGCCCCGATGCTTGCGAGCAAGAAAGAAGAAATCCCGTCGAAGGTGGAACCAGTGAAGGGCGAACCGATGCACTTTAAGGCTCCGTACCTGTTTGCGAATAAGAAAGATGCGAATCTGTTGCTGGAGCCGTTCTACGAAGTGCACGATGTACGCTACATGATGTACTGGATGGTGCTTACGGACCCCTCGATTCTCGAACGCCTGAAAAAGGAGCAGGAAGAGGCTTTGGCGCTCGACGAAAAGACTGTAGATAAAGTGGCGCCCGGCGAGCAGCAGCCCGAAGTGGATCACAAGATGAAAGTGGAAAATTCTTCGACGGGAACGCATCAGGGTGAGTTCTACCGCGACGCGGGCAAGTGCAGCGGCGGCGACGGTGGACTCATCAGCTATGAATTTGAGACGAACAGCGAAGATTCGCTGAGCCTCATGGTTCGCTACTGGGGCAATGAGGGCTGTACCCGCACCTTCGACATCATGGTCGATGACGAAAAGCTTGTGACCGAAAATATCGCGGGCAAGTGGAATAAGGACGAATTCATGAACGTGACTTACCCGATTCCGGACAACATGGTGAAGGGCAAGAAGATTGTGCGCATCTCGTTTACGGCAAGTTCGGGAATGGTGGGCGGAATCTTCGGCGTGCGCTTGCTGCGTAACAAGCCGAAGCCTGAGTCGACGACGATTGCCGCGCCCAGTGAATCGCGAGTTGCTCGCCCCGATTTGAAGGCCCGCATCATGGGCGACGAATTGCAGATTGCCACAGGTACAGCCCTTTCGCAGGGGCTAACCGCCAAGATTTTCTCGATAAACGGTCGCCTCGTCAAGTCGCAGATGTTACCTGCGGGGCAATCCGCCTTCAGCATCGGCATCGCCGATATGAAAAGCGGAATGTACATCCTAAAAATCCAACGCGACGGCATGAGCTTTGCTAGCAGTATTTTCAGAAAAGAACGTTGA